A part of Chloroflexota bacterium genomic DNA contains:
- a CDS encoding response regulator transcription factor → MTARILVIEDDEGILTFLRRGLAYEGYEVFDATDGKTGLSIARDHPPDLVVLDLMLPGIDGLEVCRRLRAGGDVPIIILTAKDGVNDRIVGLDMGADDYMVKPFDLDELLARIRALMRRSQPSSRPKVYQFADLSLDTGTRQAHRGEQIITLTAKEYELLELFMRHPRQVLTRDVIYDSVWGYDFGGESNIIEVYVRYLRQKLEDTEADRLIHTVRGVGYVLRKTD, encoded by the coding sequence GAAGACGATGAAGGCATTCTTACCTTTTTGCGCCGCGGCCTGGCGTATGAAGGTTACGAAGTTTTTGATGCGACTGATGGAAAAACAGGCTTGTCAATCGCGCGCGATCATCCGCCCGATCTGGTTGTGCTCGACTTGATGCTGCCCGGCATTGATGGCCTGGAAGTCTGTCGCCGCCTGCGAGCAGGTGGCGATGTGCCCATTATTATCCTTACGGCTAAAGATGGCGTGAATGACCGGATCGTTGGCCTCGATATGGGGGCCGATGATTATATGGTCAAGCCCTTTGATCTCGATGAATTGCTGGCCCGTATCCGCGCCCTGATGCGCCGCTCTCAACCTTCCAGCCGCCCCAAAGTTTATCAATTTGCTGATCTATCTTTGGATACCGGCACGCGCCAGGCACACCGTGGCGAACAGATTATTACCCTCACCGCCAAAGAATACGAGTTACTTGAACTTTTTATGCGCCACCCGCGCCAGGTACTCACCCGCGATGTGATTTACGATTCGGTTTGGGGTTATGATTTTGGCGGCGAGAGCAATATTATCGAAGTTTATGTGCGCTATTTGCGCCAAAAGCTGGAAGATACAGAAGCAGATCGTTTGATCCACACTGTGCGCGGTGTGGGGTACGTACTGCGCAAAACCGACTAA